atagatagctatatatatatatatagagagagagagatagatagatagatagatagatagatagatagctatagagatagaaagatagatagctATAGAGATGGATAGCTATAgagatacatacatagatagatagatagatagctatagagagagagagagatagatagatagatagatagatagatagcgacagagatagattgatagatagctatatatatatatatatatatatatagagagagagagagagagatagatagatagatagatagatagatagctatagagatagatagaaagatagatagctATAGAGATGGATAGCTATAgagatacatacatagatagatagatagatagatagctatagagatagatagaaagatagatagatagctatagagatagatagatagaaagatagatagctatagagatacatagatagatagatagatagatagatagctatagAGACaaagatagattgatagatagctatagagacagatagatagatagatagatagatagatagctatagAGATGGATAGCTAtagagatacatagatagatagatagatagctatagagacatagatagattgatagatagctatagagacatagatagatagctatagATGGAGATAGATAGCTATAGAGATTgataagatggatggatatagatagaaagatagaaagcTATAGGGAAAGATAGCTATGGAGACAGAttgatagaaagatagatagctATAGAGATATGTAGAGATTGTTAAGACAGATGGATGTAGAGAGAAGTAGAACAAGCATCAGTAAGCAtcgaaataaaacataataaaatgaaaaatatatttacatttttcaatatTCCATTTTATATTTAACTCGAGATTTTAATTCTTTAATACAATTATGGATCttgtggattgttttttttttttttttttgaattctAGATCgaaatactttaaaaataaacagatttttaagtAGAGAGTTAATAATACTaatgatggagggaaaaaattattaaacTTTCTATGGGATAGAAACTTATATGCACTAGACATATGCACTAAGGCAGGGGTTATTACGTTGGGTTTTTTGAACCCATGGGGTAGTAGCGTGgacgggggtggggggggctgTTTTGACATAACATTTAACCCCAAAAGGAGTCACACTGGAGAGGTTAAAAAAGTTACGAACCCCTACTCTTAGAGATTCTGATGACAAGTGTTTAGACTGTgtgagtggacagtgtgtgtatataatgtaatataattgtCGTGTGTTGTGCAGATGCTGGGTGGCGCTCCTCTCCCTGTGAACACGCTGGTGAAGATAAAGGAAGGGCTACTGAGACAACGGGAGATGGAGATCGAAAGGTGAGCTATGATCTATTCCCTGCTATAACTGGGGTGGGTGAAACGTCCAGCTGAAACCTGCCCCTGCTATAACCGGGGGAACTCGCCTGGACGCCCGGGCACCATCGTGACGCTGCGTGGAAGCGCCTTCTCATGAACGCAGATGATGCAGGGGCACCTGGCACGATGTATTCGCCGATTTCATACTACGATCAAATCTCGTGTCCTTAAAAGAAAAGATCCGGGATAGCGAATCTGGCTGTCTGGTTTGGTTTCCTCGCCAgagcgtgcgtgcgtgtgtgtgtgtgtgcgcgacaGCCTGTCGACGTGCTAGTGTGAGTGGTGAGGAACGCGCTCTCCTGATTGCTGGGTGACCTTCAACTTGCAGACGCACAGAAACACACGATTGtattactatccttgtgaggacctttcaCTGACGTAGCCTTTAATGAAGCCAATTAATTCCATGCTACACTTAAAATGTTTATGcctcttttgtttatttttattttattttttaaataaaagcagttttcctcatggAAACCAGCCAAAGGTcgaaactgtcagatattcctgacCTTTTAGGTCTGTTTGATCCATTTGGTctccaccaagatataaaaacacacccacacacatgaacacagtGGGTTCAGCTCACAAACTGGCACTgtcacaggacacacacacacacgcacacacgcagtATTTTAAAGTTACACGCACGGTGCTGTCAGAATCTGTTCCACCATTTTATCATTAGATCCTCCTTTACTTGATGACATCTCTCATGTTGTGATGGAAGTCTGAGAGGATTTTATCCCTAAAACTATTCTTCTATCTTTTAGAAATAAACGCCCGGAGGTGTGTATAGGGCAGTATACACACCgtgggtcaaaagtttgtggacacccgaccgaaatgtttctcgtgatgttaaaaagcttttgatctgaaggtgtgtgattagaCGTGTGAAATCGgcgtcgtagacaaaaatataatcgtgccgacgtattcgtttctttcattagaaaactaacatcttatttacaaaataaatctttatttaaacggacgactcggagagaaatattccgaaaagcaggagataagagtccggcgtcggcgtgaactcctttaatactgtttaaaaatcatctcggggaaattcctcaagaaatcgctcgagaaaacgccaagaacacatttctggaaattctaggtgaaaagggcgtcgactttgaagatgataaaatattaaattatttttgatttatttgggatttttaatcacgacataattcccatagttccatttgtgttactccagagttttgatgactttattattattctaaaatgtggaaaaattgaaataaagagtgagtgtgtctaaacttttgataGTAGTGTAGTTCACAATGTGACACCCATAAATTCTGGTGCAGTTGAAGTACCATCAGGAGTCACGTGATTAGTTGGATATATAAATACACCGATTCCTGGAAGAACCCAGAGTTCTGAAGAACCTACACCAACAACATCATGACAATCAAAACATCTCCTGGACAGATTTCTGGAAACATATCAACTTTGAACACCGACATGCATTACTACTGTCcatcattaataaatataaagaacatGGCACGTTTCTAACAGGCTTGACCACTCCAGGATTCGTTCATTACTTGGACGGAGACAAGAAATAACGGCTTGTCCACCTTCGTTAACGAGTTATACGTTAAAACTGAAAGAGTCATGTGACCTACGTGCTACTTCATAACAACTATTTTATCGAAAACACGAGTCACTAATACATTTAACATTTGAATGAccggtttgtttttgtttgtttgtttttaaacaaatcagatacgttgttgtttaaaaagCCATTGAAATCCGGAATGAAAAAGCAGTGAAGACGCTAAACACGtttaaaaggattttttaaatgatttctgtCACCAGTATACTCAAACAGGTGCGACTCTTACGCTGTAGGCTTTTTCTTAAGCTCCCTGAAAGCAGACGggtttctgttgatgtgtttattttaactGTCTGTCCGCATTTCGTGGTTCGGCTCGGAATGTTAATTTAACGTGTTATTAACTTTCCATTTGTGCAAATGATCAAAAAAGCATGGCGGTAATAGCTCGTgatgttatttcacattttataccTGTACAGACTATTAATAATGCATTACTGCCACCTACTGGATGCATTTTGAACTGCATTAACAAGCTTAATGAGAAAGATGGGTAATTATGTAACGGAAGTGTTTTAAGTGTGGTTTCGAGAACGAGTATACCGGTGCTCATTTGGAAACACGTATTACTCAACGCTTGTAAAATGCTTTTCGGCTGTACACTTAACGTCATCGAACCCCCGGCTTCTGTCACTTTTATGAAGGGTTTCTTCCTCAGCACGAGCCTTCATTTCTGATTCGCACCCATTTTCCAGATGTTTAGACGTTACCTTTtcatgttgctgtttttttgtgtgcgtgtcGTCAGGTATTCATTAAGACACGATTCTCTTCGTCTGTAACGTATCAGCATATGTTCACACATCACTTCTTTTTAATTTcccttaaagtgcacctattatggtttttcaaatttTACCTTTCCTGTAGCGTGacatagagctgtttgtgaatgtaaaaacgtcaaAAGTTTAACGATCAAAGCGCATGAGAAACGGAGTtttcgactcccaaaagaaggaagcgattctgaacagctgaaacgagtcgttagtgattccagactttacttcctgtactaacctacgtaggtttgtagcAAAAAGGTCTTCGTCGGCCGCTCGcgaacagacggagctgaaaccgGAGATgctagtgggcgtttccttttcgataCAGGCCGAtcgcagtagaccaatcacaacacagtgtaaagcgctttggataaaagcgccatataagtgcgccatttaccatttacaacAGACTGGggcgtctgaccaatcagagcagagtatgctctctgaaagaagGTTAGAATGAATCAtgtagaacggatcattgaacgagtcgtttgtgacactgggggaaaaggtaacacagtttaaattatgagcacgttaaagtgttttgtttttgttttttacctcggatgcgtgtaaatctattgtatgagacctttaaaacaaaattaggcacatttcaaaaccataataggtgcgctttaaatgtaaaagaatGTGGTTTTTGTTGAAGTATGACATTTACGTTGCATAACGGTCTAATCCTAACCCCCCCTCTCATGTCTCTGTATTCTCCAGGCAAAAGCAGCAGATCCTGCAGCTCCACGCCAGAATCAGGGAAAACGAGTTAAGGGCGCAGCAGGTCCTCCAGAACCAGAGAGGGCGCTGTGACGACTCATATGCGCTTAAAACAAAGGTACTTCGTTATGCACGAACTATACGCTATATGACGGAAGTTCTGATCCACGATGGTGTTAATCTCGACCTTCCTCCTCAGGAGAGCCCACTGGACAGCCCCGCGTCGTCCCTGCATAGCCCTCAGACTCCGGTGTGCTGCGAGAACGGAGAGCTGGCGCGCAGACTGGCCTCGTCCGAGCTCGAGGTCATCCACCTCAAAGAGTTCCTCAAGCAGAACACGCAGAAATACACAGAGGACATCAAGAAGCTGGAGGAGAAGGTCTGCTGCGTTTTAGACCGTGCCGAGAACCGCCGTGTGAATAAAACACGTAGGGGGTGTGCTGCTATTGGAAACTAATCAAAGACCGGCTGGTGTGATGCAGCTGATGCGGAGCAGAATTACTCTtacaccccaaagttgattatttccctataacagcatgtcccgaagggttttattcctcttacaccacagcagtttcACATCGATTAAGATGTTTCATTTGTTAACGAAGCAAGATTCCGTGCCGTACTTACGTTAAAaacgttttattattattattattattaacacaaaAATAGTGGGCGTTTTTTAGCTTTTTAATATCTAGCTTTAATATCAGATTTGTGTGTCGTTGCTAGAAGGGTGAGCACAAGTTTTATCACCCTTTTAGACCTTGATTTGAGTATAGTTTCTGGAATTaaaagtgcgtgtgtgtgtgtggtgtggtctAGATGAAGACGCGTGATCGCTACATCAGCAGTCTAAAGAAGAAATGTCAGCGAGAGCAGGAGCAGAATCAGGAAAAGCAGCAGCGCATCGAGACTCTGGAGAAATACCTGGCAGATCTGCCCTCGCTGGACGAGGTGCACACCCAGGCCCAGCAggtatacagtacacacacacacacacacacacacacacacacacaccccactttGTGTACTGTTAGTGCTTTCCCACTGCTGCTCAATCCAATAAGAAAGCCATTTTGCCTGCTTTTGATCACTAATGCTAACAAAACTGAAGACTGAATAAAATAACCGCTGATCATGAGACACGGCGTTATAGCTCGTCAGTACACCGTGCCTCTGGTGCTCAAGTGTCCAcaatgactttatttatttcagctgaACTCGGAACAAAGCAAATACTCtgaatatgcaaagaaaagaaagcgTTGGAGTGAAATATGTGGAACTTTTTCCTGTTTAGTTTGTGCCAGTGTCACAGCACGAGTtatgaaaaaaaagacacaacgGGCTGCAGGCGGTGCTGattaataaacacagtaaacctCCAGGATCACTCAACTCACAAAAATAATAAGGGTTTGTatccaaaaaaagaagaaaaaaaacacagttttatGAAAACTCTTCAGATTCCAGAGACATTATTTTATACTAACTCTGATAATGGTGGGTTTCAGCCTCTGTTCCTCTTTACACACTGATTTGGGTCTCGGAAAGGTCAGTCcgctgttcacacacacagacacgttaTGGAAACGTGTGCGGCGCCTGTATGCGCTGCGCTCCGAGCTTCAAGCCCATCTTTCAGTATGTCTTTACATAAACCCTCCGTTATTAACCCcgaaaccagttccagattaaAGCGTAACGAACACGTTTGTGTATCAACAACGCCGGCTCCGGAGCACCAGTCCCCCCGCGGCCGCGCGAACACGCCTGTAAAAGAGCAtttaatgtgacaacaatgTGTGCTCGCTTTTATTGTTTATGAACAAGCTGCTCACACTCGATTACGTCCACGTCGCCGCGTCCTGTAACACGTGCAAGCCGAGAGGAATGAATGTTCAAGTCGAAAACGAACGCTCAGCGACAGGCTGGTATTACCTGTACAGGAATCGGTGCTCTCGGACCTTACAGCAGCCGATTACGCGACGCTGATTGGTTTAACAGGATGTTTACGATGACGTGTTACTGGAGACTGTAAAACTgagccagcagggggcagtaaaaaaaaaaaaaacagtgatgtGACTGCTGTGCTCATATGTAAGCTGCAGGCAGGAACTAGTGAGAtttttcttagttttttttaaccagtgaGGGTGGTTACAGAGAATTTGGGATAGTCAGATGTTTGGTGTCACACAAGGCATATAAATGATGTACAaacaggactgtgtgtgtgttgggggggcattcaataataataataataataataataataatggcattTCAGCATTTACTTTGGAACctgcctggaaaaaaaataaattgagaaaggatatgatattttaaaaataaataaataaaaagaagttgTCGTGTCTAGTgattttaatataattataatgtaaATTTAATTCTATAATTACTAATAGATTTCATGGTTGCAAATTCCCTGTTCATGATTCAAACTTGATTATCAATATTGCTAAAAGTCTTGGTAGTaatattataaatgaaaaaagacaACGGATacggcattttaaaaaaaaagtatgaagtTATGTCATgtcctttctgtcttttttttttatattatttatttcatttttaatattatacGTTTCGTGATGCAAACGTACATTAACTGAATCATTTTTTGCTAAAATTTACTTGTCTAACAAAGTCATAGTAATATCTGTTGATGgctttcattatttatatatatgtgtgtgtgtgtgtgtgtgtgtgtgtgtatacacacacatgtaactaccggtcaaaagtttagacatactcattctttatttttattatgtataCATATGATTTcctccacattttataataataataataaagtcatcaaaactctggagtaacacaaatggaacgatgggaattatgtcgtgataaaaaatccaaaataaatcagaataatttaatattttatcatcttcaaagtcgacgcccttttcgcctagaatttccagaaatgtgttctcggcgttttctcgagcgatttcttgaggaatttccccgagatgatttttaaacagtattaaaggagttcacgccgacgccggactcttatctcctgcttttcggaatatttctctccgagtcgtccgtttaaataaagatgattttgtaaatatgatgttagttttctaatgaaagaaacgaatacgtcgacacgattatatttttgtctacgacgcCGATTTCACACGTCTAATCACACACCTTcggatcaaaagctttttaacatcacgagaaacatttcggtcgggtgtccacaaacttttgactggaaGTGTAtatttgagatatatatatatatatatatatatatatataaaaacaaactacaGGAGTAGGCAGTATGGCCTGAACGCATATTTTGGAGCGAATTTCTCGCTTCGCTGCAACTAGAGAATAAACAAAGCGATGTTTATGTCACTTTCCCCTGAACTCCACCTCCAGCTAACGACCTCCAGCTTTTACTAATCTAATCAGCACAAGGTCATTTTCCCAGTCGTCCCATAATGGAGCTAGCTCGCTAACATTATAGCCAACACGAGGCAGCATGACGGCGAGGATCTGTTGCGCTGCTTGCATTACCGCAGTCGGTTATCGATGTAAATGAAAGCAACTCTTCTTCCTGAAGCACAGCCACAATAACATCTATTTCATGATACGACCTGATCAGATGAAGCGCAAGGACACACACTCGCTGACGAGCCCTTACCTTTGAGTGTATGTGTAattattgatgtgtgtgtgtcagttggAGGAGGTTCAGACGAAGGCGCAGACGCTGCAGGACACAGCGGCACAGCTGGAGCGGAGCTTAGAGGAGAGCCGCACTCGTCTGCAGGAGAAAGACGCACTCATCGAGAGACAGGCCAAGAGGGAGAAGGAGCTGATGGCTGCCGTGCAGAGGtttttcttcgtttttttttttgcctttacaaagaaaataatacacaaaagCTCCCATTTCTCCTCATTTTCATCACTTCACATTCATTTCAGGGCTAAATTTAACAACCAACCCCGAATGGCCCAGATGTGTATCAGTAATCACTGGGTATCAGTTTTTAAAGATTGTTGCTAGTCCCTGATGTACTGCTCATACTCCGGTTAAAGCAGGACGCCATGATGGCCGGAAAAATCCCCAGAAATGTCCAGGCGCTTTCACTGAGGAACAGTTTAATCACCAAAATGTATTTCTGCTCATGTTGATCCCATTTCTACAGTTACACATCTTATCCACAGAACCAGACACTGTGTCTGACTTTGTGTGGTCAAACAATTAGAAACGATTGAAAACcatcagtctctctgtctctactCTGTCCACAGTCTGCAGGAGAAGGTGGAGAAGTGTCTGGAGGACGGAGTGCGCTTGCCCATGCTGGACCTGAAGCAGCTGGAGAGGGAGAACACGCGTCTCCTGGAACAGCAGTCTCACAACCGGACGGTACCAAATCTCACCCCCAAATCTCAccccccacatctcacccgccaaatctcacccgccacatctcacccgccacatctcacccgccaaatctcacccgccacatctcacccccccaaatctcacccgccacatctcacccgccacatctcacccgccacatctcacccgccacatctcacccgccacatctcacccgccaaatctcacccgccacatctcacccgccacatctcacccgccaaatctcacccgccacatctcacccgccacatctcaccccccCAAATCTCACCCGCCAAATCTCACCCGCCACATCTCACCACATCTCACCCGCCACATCTCACCCGCCAAATCTCACCCCCCAAATCTCACCCCCCAAATCTCACCCGCCACATCTCACCCGCCAAATCTCACCCGCCAAATCTCACCCGCCACATCTCACCACATCTCACCCGCCACATCTCACCCGCCAAATCTCACCCGCCACATCTCACCCGCCAAATCTCACCCGCCACATCTCACTCCCCAAATCTCACCCCCCAAATCTCACCCGCCACATCTCACCCGCCAAATCTCACCCGCCACATCTCACCCGCCAAATCTCACCCGCCACATCTCACCCGCCACATCTCACCCGCCACATCTCACCCGCCAAATCTCACCCGCCACATCTCACCCGCCACATCTCACCCGCCACATCTCACTCCCCAAATCTCACCCCCCAAATCTCACCCGCCACATCTCACCCGCCAAATCTCACCCGCCACATCTCACCCGCCAAATCTCACCCGCCACATCTCACCCGCCACATCTCACCCGCCACATCTCACCCGCCAAATCTCACCCGCCACATCTCACCCGCCAAATCTCACCCGCCAAATCTCACCCGCCACATCTCACccgccacatctcacccccccaaatctcacccgccacatctcacccgccacatctcacccgccaaatctcacccgccacatctcacccgccacatctcacccccccaaatctcacccgccacatctcacccgccacatctcacccgccacatctcacccgccaaatctcacccgccacatctcacccgccacatctcacccccccaaatctcacccgccacatctcacccgccacatctcacccgccacatctcacccgccacatctcacccccccaaatctcacccgccacatctcacccgccacatctcacccgccacatctcacccgccaaatctcacccgccacatctcacccgccacatctcacccccccaaatctcacccgccacatctcacccgccaaatctcacccgccacatctcacccgccacatctcacccccccaaatctcacccgccacatctcacccgccacatctcacccgccacatctcacccgccacatctcaccccccaaatctcacccgccacatctcacccgccaaatctcacccgccacatctcacccgccacatctcacccgccacatctcaccccccCAAATCTCACCCGCCACATCTCACCCGCCACATCTCACCCGCCACATCTCACCCGCCAAATCTCACCCGCCAAATCTCACTCACCACATCTCACCCACCATATTTCACTCAATACATTACACCTACTGGAACAGAACAGGAagtagtttttgttgttgcaatTTTTTAAACCGTTATttcagggcttttttttttcattctttttagtACACTCCACCTGCACAGCAAAATgttttccccacacacacacatgaagtgCACCtaacactctcactcacacgcacacacacacacacacacacacacacacacacacacgaagtaCATctaacacaagcacacacaccttttagacTTTAGTTGGAGGTAACTGCTCAGTCTGATGATGTACTCTGTTTTCAGCTGATCGACAGCCAGAAGCAGCAGATCGACAGACTCACCCTGGAGTTAACGGTAAGCCACTCGGACTCTGGGAACTCGGTGTTCTCGTCTCACACACTGCACAGGTAcagggtgtagggtgtgtgtgtgtgtgtgtgtgtgtgtgtgtagggttgtGTTAATAGGTTTGTTCGATTTGTGTCCAAACACAAATGAaaagagcattaaaaaaaaagaaactgtaaaacatttctcatttatttatatatatatatatatatatatacacacacacacatacatatacatacatacatacgtacgtAGAGTACATGTACAACACACGCTGTTGTTTTATTCCCTGTTATACCTGTCTGATTCTGATTGgattagaaggtgttgattaattttctagaaccgCAGCTCTggcagatttatattaatgttctaATATGTTGTAAACGTACACAGGGAATGTAAAAACGTGTTATTTAAAGTCCacgtgaagtgccttgaaacgtgcAGCGTTATTCGGTGTGTCGACGTAATATCCGCTGAAaaaggaagtcagggcgggacatactgggtggctcctccccttttaaaaatagccaatagctatttatatagagtgtgtgagatgagggagtgagggagatggagagagagagtgagagagatggagtgagagagagagctgctaTACtgtaagtgaaaacaggaaTGAACTTGTTTTCATGGCGTTTCACATTAAATGGAAATGATAAGTAGatctttaatatataaattgGAATCATTGTAAAATCACTCTGGTATACATGAATAAAACAGCGAGGCGTGccgttacagaaaaataatcaacagcgtGTGGGATGTGGTGTGACGTGGTCCGAGATGAAGCGGTTATCACCCTGTTATTTCCCCTAGAACAGCACGCTCGAAGGGTTCTTTAACCCACTGACTGACTCATTAGGGCTGTTGACGCTTCTCTCAGTAAGCTCCTGGCTTTTACTGCTAAACCAGATGTTTTATTTGCCATGTACTTCTGAACCGAACACTCCACACACCGACCCAAGCCTTCCAAACTTTCCCAGACCAGTAATCCGTGAGGAAGCGCCGCATGGGTGGAGCGGAGCCGCTCGAGTGTGCTCTGTGAAACGaatgttctgtctgtctgtctcaggcACTGGAGAAGAAGCTGCAGAAGGAGAGAGCCATCACGCAGGAGCTCCATCAGCAGCTCgtagagagagaggaggaccTGAAGACGCTGTCTAAAAGCGTCCATCAGGTACAGCAGGGGTCCTGACACAACTGTCTGCAGCGCAGCTCTGTTTAAAAGTGTTTTCACAATCACATACCGTTCTCCTTTAGTGTGAGACtaaagaaaagagagaataaaaaaacgTTGGCTGACTCGTGAGTCTCGTGCATTTATTAGTCAGAAATCAATCCAGCGATTGATAGAAAGTTAAACAAACCTTTGACTGTGTAGAATCTGTAGAACTGGCGATGGATATCGCAGTCAGTCGTTCAGGGAAAGCAGCGGAGATCAGAGCTGGAGCTCTTCATCGCTCATCCCACCGAACCCCATCCGTCTTCCTGTGTTAAATCGAGCTGAACTTCAGTCTAACTCACTGTCTGAGTCTGTCGAAAACATCTCCGCTCACGAGAAAAAAGGCGTCGAAACAGCAGCGGTCTATTTCAGTATCGccgagtacacacacactcacacacgtcTGTGTATGATCTCACCGCGTTTCAGCAGACGTGACAGACGCACTTCATCATCGTCCCAAAATAACACAGACCAACATCAGCGACTGGAATATTCATCACACACGTTAAATACTCACAGATACAAATCTAAACCTGTAAAATCGTTCCGAAACCGCGAGCGTGCGAAGCGCGTTACTGCGTGCGCTCTTTCACATTTCACTCACAAAGTCATGGGACGCTTCATCAGACCACAGAGTCACATCAGCAGCGTTCAGTTCGGTCATCCCATTCATTCACCCGGCTCCCGAGGTCAGTGATCAGGGCGCAGATCAGGGCGTCGGCCGTTTGAAGTTCCGTCCCGATCGGAAAATCCTTAGCGTGCTCGCTAAAacatcccacaatgcaccgcaaaaaccaggcAGCGTCGACGCTCATCGTGTTCCCTTACAGGAAATGATGTCACGTCGTCTGAAGCGTCTGAGCTCGGGGGGAAAAACCTCAGCCAACTTCAGCTACAAATCTACGTCGTCGTGGCGCTCACAGGATTATTTAAA
The sequence above is drawn from the Ictalurus punctatus breed USDA103 chromosome 25, Coco_2.0, whole genome shotgun sequence genome and encodes:
- the cep85l gene encoding centrosomal protein of 85 kDa-like isoform X3, whose protein sequence is MPSPSSSKLSAQSVPSSPWNSSQLSSPVSSPLDMKDPRPVRRWSSLTRLGGQEKSGRTSCHPDAHGSLDRSLLHARADSSPLKPSTLDLSYSALPESRASLVMPRGHQAVGGSPIQPSVRTQMWLSEQMEFRPEGVSTWLSEQQQRDRMRQEAEISQMLGGAPLPVNTLVKIKEGLLRQREMEIERQKQQILQLHARIRENELRAQQVLQNQRGRCDDSYALKTKESPLDSPASSLHSPQTPVCCENGELARRLASSELEVIHLKEFLKQNTQKYTEDIKKLEEKMKTRDRYISSLKKKCQREQEQNQEKQQRIETLEKYLADLPSLDEVHTQAQQLEEVQTKAQTLQDTAAQLERSLEESRTRLQEKDALIERQAKREKELMAAVQSLQEKVEKCLEDGVRLPMLDLKQLERENTRLLEQQSHNRTLIDSQKQQIDRLTLELTALEKKLQKERAITQELHQQLVEREEDLKTLSKSVHQKQQHVDNGSVMQEAGSLLKEMSLCLLDLKALCSILTQRAQGKEPNLALLLGIKSMSCSSDESEKPQVEDGLRAKLLEVRQLREDIDELRTIISDRYAQDMGENCVTQ